In one window of Longimicrobiaceae bacterium DNA:
- a CDS encoding HAMP domain-containing sensor histidine kinase: MPSPRGSFERRLLLALLLFSLLPSLILLGLGTYVLSQVVELHTSPAAWEQVRASGQRLLDLAESSGDPALAEAASEHRAVLDFSLQQSRLWDYLNARVLRIIPVVAFLFAVLLVLLALRSSRRMARLLSRPIRELVGWSQLVAREEPLPPPASGSDAPGEFAVLRDAFRNMVEELKLSRARALEAERARTWVTMARSVAHELKNSLTPLQLALRAIERGAADEPALREPLEVATAESARLEELARTFTHFGHLPEGPTSEVDLVEQLDYLLRTHLPSEIDHELMAPPDIPRVQAHHDALSRAFANLLLNSVEALGGGPGRVSVALSSDNGIVSVRVMDTGPGIPEEQLDRIWDPDFTTKSRGTGLGLALVRRTVQAHGGWIEARNRPEGGAEFVVEIPIRGREKGEERRRGF; this comes from the coding sequence GTGCCTTCCCCTCGCGGCTCGTTCGAGCGCCGGCTGCTGCTGGCGCTGCTGCTCTTCTCGCTACTCCCCTCGCTGATCCTGCTGGGGTTGGGGACGTACGTACTTTCGCAGGTAGTGGAGCTGCACACGTCGCCGGCGGCGTGGGAGCAGGTGCGGGCCAGCGGCCAGCGGCTTCTCGACCTGGCGGAGTCGAGCGGCGACCCGGCGCTGGCGGAGGCGGCGAGCGAGCATCGGGCGGTGCTCGATTTCTCATTGCAGCAGTCCCGGCTGTGGGATTACCTGAACGCCCGCGTGCTGCGGATCATTCCGGTGGTGGCGTTCCTCTTCGCCGTTCTGCTGGTCCTGCTCGCCCTCCGCTCCTCGCGTCGCATGGCGCGCCTGCTCTCCCGTCCGATCCGAGAGCTGGTCGGCTGGTCACAGCTGGTCGCTCGGGAGGAGCCGCTGCCACCCCCGGCTTCAGGAAGCGACGCTCCGGGTGAGTTCGCGGTGCTGCGGGATGCCTTCCGGAACATGGTGGAGGAGCTGAAGCTCTCCCGCGCCCGGGCGTTGGAGGCGGAGCGCGCGCGCACCTGGGTCACCATGGCGCGCAGCGTCGCGCACGAGTTGAAGAACTCTCTCACGCCGCTCCAGCTCGCTCTGCGCGCCATCGAGCGCGGGGCGGCGGACGAGCCAGCGCTCCGAGAGCCGCTCGAGGTGGCTACCGCGGAATCGGCTCGCCTCGAGGAGCTGGCCCGAACCTTCACGCACTTCGGCCACCTTCCGGAGGGGCCGACCAGCGAGGTGGACCTGGTCGAGCAGCTCGACTATTTGCTACGCACCCATCTGCCCTCAGAGATCGATCACGAGCTGATGGCCCCGCCCGACATTCCCCGAGTGCAGGCCCATCACGACGCGCTGTCCCGCGCCTTCGCGAACCTGCTGCTGAACTCGGTGGAGGCGCTGGGCGGCGGACCCGGGCGGGTGAGCGTCGCCCTCTCCAGCGACAACGGCATCGTGAGCGTGCGGGTGATGGACACGGGGCCAGGGATTCCGGAGGAGCAGCTCGACCGCATCTGGGATCCGGACTTCACCACCAAGTCCCGGGGCACTGGCCTCGGCCTCGCCCTCGTGCGCCGGACGGTGCAGGCCCACGGAGGGTGGATCGAAGCGCGCAATCGGCCGGAGGGAGGGGCGGAGTTTGTGGTGGAGATTCCGATTCGGGGTCGTGAGAAGGGAGAAGAACGGCGGCGCGGATTCTAG
- a CDS encoding GlsB/YeaQ/YmgE family stress response membrane protein, which yields MSILWWIIIGGIAGAIAKFIMPGKDPGGIIVTILLGIAGAVVGGWILGLIVPGRDMGPTGFIGAILGALLLLWIYRMFVGRRRPA from the coding sequence ATGTCGATCTTGTGGTGGATCATCATCGGCGGAATCGCGGGCGCAATCGCGAAGTTCATCATGCCGGGGAAGGATCCGGGCGGCATTATCGTCACCATCCTGCTCGGAATTGCCGGCGCGGTCGTAGGTGGGTGGATCCTGGGCCTGATCGTGCCGGGACGTGACATGGGCCCGACGGGCTTCATCGGGGCGATTCTCGGCGCCCTGCTGCTCCTCTGGATCTACCGGATGTTCGTGGGGCGACGCCGGCCGGCCTAG
- a CDS encoding methyltransferase domain-containing protein, translating into MSSSLSSRYPLRRHRFEHGDFRVELVGPESPEALIDESAFNVDERLPYWAELWPSARALAEELLDRPTPRGPVLELGCGLALPSLTLAWRGVQVVASDYYPEALEFATENARRNQLPPPETLLLDWRDPPPDLPQFDLVIAADVLYEARNIEMIINLLPRVLSPAGSFLLADPGRAHFPRFRKRLGPAGWTIGAEATRFVPGPTERPMQIHLLTIRRG; encoded by the coding sequence ATGTCTTCTTCCCTGTCGTCTCGCTATCCGCTGCGGCGGCACCGCTTCGAGCACGGCGACTTCCGGGTCGAGCTGGTCGGACCGGAGTCGCCGGAAGCGCTCATCGACGAGTCCGCCTTCAACGTGGACGAGCGGTTGCCATACTGGGCAGAACTCTGGCCGTCGGCGCGGGCGCTGGCCGAGGAGCTGCTCGATCGGCCCACACCGCGGGGGCCGGTACTCGAGCTAGGGTGCGGTCTCGCGCTTCCCTCGCTCACCCTCGCCTGGCGCGGCGTCCAGGTGGTGGCCTCGGATTACTACCCCGAGGCGCTCGAGTTCGCCACCGAGAACGCGCGCCGGAACCAGCTTCCGCCACCGGAAACACTGCTGCTCGACTGGCGTGACCCCCCGCCCGACCTGCCCCAGTTCGACCTCGTGATCGCGGCGGACGTCCTCTACGAGGCCCGCAACATCGAGATGATCATCAACCTCCTGCCGAGAGTCCTCTCGCCTGCGGGCTCCTTTCTGCTGGCGGACCCTGGTCGTGCGCACTTCCCTCGATTCCGCAAGCGCCTGGGCCCGGCCGGGTGGACCATTGGCGCGGAGGCCACCCGCTTCGTGCCCGGACCCACCGAGCGGCCGATGCAGATCCACCTGCTCACCATTCGTCGCGGCTGA
- a CDS encoding ArsC/Spx/MgsR family protein, with amino-acid sequence MNVQIFGTPKCRNTQKALRFFKERRAEIHYVDLTRKAASLRELERFARRFGPEALLDRDSKQFRNRGLHVAHLPESRILPLLVEDPLLLRTPLVRRGTEVTVGLAEDTWRAWAADKEF; translated from the coding sequence ATGAACGTCCAGATCTTCGGAACCCCGAAGTGCAGGAATACTCAGAAGGCGCTGCGCTTCTTCAAGGAGCGACGGGCCGAGATCCACTACGTCGACCTGACGCGGAAGGCCGCCTCTCTGCGGGAGCTGGAGCGCTTCGCGCGCCGATTCGGGCCGGAGGCGCTGCTCGATCGCGACTCCAAGCAGTTCCGCAATCGAGGGCTGCACGTCGCCCACCTCCCCGAATCCCGGATCCTCCCTCTCCTCGTGGAAGATCCACTCCTCCTCCGCACCCCTCTGGTCCGCCGCGGCACCGAGGTGACGGTGGGATTGGCAGAGGACACGTGGCGGGCATGGGCGGCCGACAAAGAATTTTGA
- a CDS encoding sigma-54 dependent transcriptional regulator, with product MPSILIVDDEANLRRMIASVLRAEGYVVREADSGRAGLAAVQAEAPDVMLLDLVMPGGTGLETLPDLRSAAPDLPIIMMSGKASLSDAVRATKLGAFHFLEKPLSPDALLLTVRSALELRQARALNEALREELGADDELVGSSETMQQVRELIERVAATDARVLITGESGTGKELAASAIHRLSPRAAKPFIRVNCAAIPRDLVESELFGHERGAFTGATERRRGRFELADGGTLLLDEVGDLGAEAQAKLLRVLETGEFERVGGSTPLRVDVRTLAATNRDLRADVAAGRFREDLFFRLHVIPLHLPPLRERREDVPELVSHLLERQRSRIALRPPRLTPAALNALQRHSWPGNVRELANIVERLTILHSGAEVGADEVRALLDPSPTTSSDGAGYADDESLSLTDRLDAFERQVIQRALDRAGGNVAEAARQLHTDRGNLYRRMRRLRIDR from the coding sequence ATGCCCTCCATCCTGATCGTCGACGACGAAGCGAACCTGCGGCGGATGATCGCCAGCGTGCTGCGGGCGGAGGGGTACGTCGTGCGGGAGGCGGATTCCGGGAGGGCGGGGCTGGCGGCAGTTCAGGCCGAAGCGCCGGACGTGATGCTCCTGGATCTGGTGATGCCCGGCGGGACAGGGCTGGAGACACTCCCTGACCTGAGATCGGCGGCACCCGACCTGCCCATTATCATGATGAGCGGCAAGGCCTCGCTCTCGGACGCCGTGCGCGCCACCAAGCTCGGGGCCTTCCACTTTCTGGAGAAGCCGCTCTCGCCCGACGCCTTGCTGTTGACGGTCCGCTCGGCGCTGGAGCTGCGCCAGGCGAGGGCGCTGAACGAGGCCCTGCGCGAGGAGCTCGGTGCGGACGACGAGCTGGTGGGCAGCAGCGAGACGATGCAGCAAGTACGCGAGCTGATCGAGCGGGTGGCCGCAACCGATGCTCGGGTGCTCATCACCGGGGAAAGCGGGACCGGCAAGGAGCTGGCGGCGTCCGCTATCCATCGACTCAGCCCGCGGGCAGCAAAGCCTTTCATCCGCGTCAACTGCGCCGCCATCCCGCGGGACCTGGTGGAGTCGGAGCTCTTCGGGCACGAGCGGGGGGCGTTCACCGGCGCTACGGAGCGCCGACGCGGTCGTTTCGAGCTCGCCGACGGTGGGACCCTCCTGCTGGACGAGGTGGGGGATCTCGGAGCCGAGGCGCAGGCGAAGCTACTGCGGGTGCTCGAGACGGGCGAGTTCGAGCGGGTGGGAGGGAGCACACCGCTGCGCGTCGACGTCCGTACGCTCGCCGCCACCAACCGCGATCTGCGGGCGGACGTGGCTGCCGGACGCTTCCGGGAAGACCTCTTTTTCCGCCTGCACGTCATCCCCCTTCACCTACCGCCCCTGCGGGAACGGCGCGAGGATGTCCCGGAGCTCGTGAGCCATCTGCTCGAGCGCCAGCGAAGCCGCATAGCCCTGCGCCCTCCTCGCCTCACTCCCGCTGCGCTGAACGCCCTGCAGCGTCACTCTTGGCCGGGGAACGTTCGCGAGCTTGCCAACATTGTCGAGCGGCTCACCATTCTTCATTCCGGAGCCGAAGTCGGCGCGGACGAGGTGCGTGCTCTCCTGGACCCGAGCCCCACGACCTCGTCGGATGGTGCGGGGTACGCGGACGACGAGTCTCTGAGCCTCACCGACAGGCTCGACGCCTTCGAACGGCAGGTGATCCAGCGCGCCCTCGATCGCGCCGGGGGGAACGTCGCCGAGGCGGCCCGCCAGCTCCACACCGACCGCGGTAACCTCTATCGCAGGATGCGCAGACTCCGGATCGACCGCTAA
- a CDS encoding serine hydrolase, with translation MTPQNKKEAELRERIIATIREAGAEAASVVFHDYQTGRHFSYDGDRWMHAASTIKVPVLVGVFAAIEHQDLTLSSRIHVRNRFYSVVDGSAYRVEAGRDANSEVHAYIGKTMRLVDLARHMIVTSSNLATNLLLDAVGIDQVRKTLDDLGVEGVELRRGVEDERAFQEGINNRVTAEGLVQVLRLIEERRALSAEACDQMLEILHAQEFRSGIPAGLPDDARVANKTGEISTVAHDTGLVYLPDRKPYALAILTEWSPNRTSGRRETLANISRAIYEHLTEGED, from the coding sequence ATGACACCACAGAACAAGAAGGAAGCGGAGCTCCGCGAGCGGATCATCGCAACGATCCGGGAGGCCGGCGCGGAGGCCGCGTCGGTCGTCTTCCACGACTACCAGACGGGCCGGCACTTCAGTTACGACGGCGATCGCTGGATGCACGCCGCAAGCACCATCAAGGTGCCGGTACTGGTCGGCGTCTTTGCGGCAATCGAACACCAGGACCTCACCCTGAGCTCCCGGATCCACGTCCGCAACCGCTTCTACAGCGTGGTCGACGGCTCGGCTTATCGCGTGGAAGCCGGCCGCGATGCCAATTCGGAGGTGCACGCTTACATCGGCAAGACGATGCGGCTGGTGGACCTGGCCCGGCACATGATCGTCACCAGCAGCAATCTCGCCACGAACCTCCTGCTGGACGCGGTGGGGATCGACCAGGTGCGCAAGACCCTGGACGACTTAGGGGTGGAGGGGGTCGAGCTGCGGAGGGGAGTGGAAGACGAGCGAGCTTTCCAGGAAGGGATCAACAACCGGGTCACAGCGGAGGGTCTGGTGCAGGTCCTGCGCCTCATCGAGGAGCGCCGCGCTCTCTCTGCCGAGGCCTGTGACCAGATGCTGGAGATCCTGCACGCCCAGGAATTCCGCAGCGGCATCCCCGCGGGTCTCCCCGACGACGCCCGGGTGGCGAACAAGACCGGAGAGATCTCGACCGTGGCGCACGATACCGGGCTGGTCTACCTGCCGGACCGGAAGCCGTATGCCCTGGCCATCCTCACCGAATGGTCGCCCAACCGCACCTCCGGGCGACGGGAAACGCTCGCGAACATCTCGCGCGCGATCTACGAGCACCTCACCGAAGGAGAGGACTGA
- the zapE gene encoding cell division protein ZapE: MLDLDQLVGSLPPRPGLEELLGSFVPSARFSDKLFGNYAPLHPSQTSAAQRLERLAQELRDLAAPSGLFGRLGLRRRRPGSGYGVYLDGGFGVGKTHLLAALWHEAPYPKAYLTFDELVYFIGLAGVDEARRAFSTQRLAAVDEWELDDPGNLKLALAFLRGAIADGVRVVVTSNTLPLELGAGRFSQKDFLAEVEELASVFEVVRIEGEDYRHRRFDASPGTDYFLSAERLEELAAGAGPRALLADFGELLAALGRVHPIRFKGMVDRIEALFVRDVRAIPRLSDALRWVHFVDTLYDSAVPFVASGSTPLGSLFSPDALAGPYGKKLSRCLSRMEEMLRESSVAPAAVGEAGG, from the coding sequence GTGCTGGATCTCGATCAGTTGGTCGGCTCGCTCCCGCCGCGCCCCGGTCTGGAGGAGCTACTGGGGAGCTTCGTTCCCTCCGCGCGCTTCAGCGATAAGCTTTTCGGCAACTACGCACCCCTCCATCCCTCTCAGACGTCTGCCGCGCAACGGCTCGAGCGACTGGCGCAGGAGCTGCGCGACTTGGCCGCTCCTTCAGGTCTGTTCGGGCGACTTGGCCTCCGGCGACGACGGCCGGGGTCTGGCTACGGCGTCTACCTCGACGGCGGTTTCGGCGTAGGCAAAACGCACTTGCTGGCGGCCCTGTGGCACGAGGCACCCTACCCTAAGGCGTACCTCACCTTCGACGAGCTGGTCTACTTTATCGGGCTGGCGGGTGTCGACGAGGCGCGGCGGGCATTCTCCACGCAGCGGCTAGCGGCGGTTGACGAGTGGGAGCTGGACGATCCCGGGAACCTCAAGCTCGCGCTCGCCTTCTTGCGCGGCGCAATCGCCGACGGGGTGAGGGTGGTGGTGACCTCCAACACCCTGCCGCTGGAGCTGGGGGCCGGCCGCTTCAGCCAGAAAGACTTCCTGGCAGAGGTGGAGGAGCTCGCTTCCGTCTTTGAGGTCGTGCGCATCGAGGGAGAGGATTATCGCCACAGGCGGTTCGATGCCTCGCCCGGCACGGATTACTTCCTGAGCGCTGAGAGGTTGGAGGAGCTGGCGGCGGGCGCCGGCCCGCGCGCGCTCCTCGCGGACTTCGGCGAGCTGCTCGCTGCCCTCGGACGCGTGCATCCGATCCGCTTCAAGGGTATGGTCGACCGGATCGAGGCGCTGTTCGTGCGCGACGTGCGTGCGATTCCGCGACTCTCCGACGCGCTGCGCTGGGTGCACTTCGTGGATACCCTCTACGACAGCGCCGTCCCGTTCGTCGCAAGCGGCTCCACCCCGCTGGGCTCGTTGTTCAGTCCTGACGCTCTGGCGGGACCCTATGGGAAGAAGCTGTCGCGGTGCCTGTCGCGGATGGAGGAGATGCTGCGGGAATCGAGCGTCGCGCCGGCGGCGGTAGGAGAGGCGGGTGGCTGA
- a CDS encoding DNA-3-methyladenine glycosylase, whose amino-acid sequence MSTRRPERTSMPPEAVEALRASDPVLRDLIDRIGPFEPSHEPDLWWSLVDAIASQQLSIKAAATILGRIEALGPDGRRPTPAEILAFPDETLRACGLSRAKVVYLRDLATRWLDGTLEPHRFDSFTDDEVIEHLVRVKGIGRWTAEMVLMFTLRRPDVLPVDDLGLRIAVQQAYGLAERPGRKELEALGERWRPWRSIASFYLWRSRRV is encoded by the coding sequence TTGAGCACACGGCGTCCGGAGCGAACCAGCATGCCGCCGGAGGCGGTCGAAGCGCTGCGCGCGTCCGACCCGGTGCTGCGCGACCTGATCGACCGGATCGGGCCGTTCGAGCCCTCGCACGAGCCCGACCTCTGGTGGTCGCTGGTGGACGCGATCGCGAGTCAGCAGCTCTCGATCAAGGCGGCCGCGACCATTCTCGGGCGTATCGAAGCGCTGGGGCCGGACGGCCGTCGTCCTACGCCGGCGGAGATCCTCGCCTTCCCCGACGAGACCTTGCGGGCGTGCGGCCTGTCTCGCGCCAAGGTGGTCTACCTCCGCGACCTCGCTACCCGCTGGCTGGACGGCACCCTGGAGCCCCATCGCTTCGACTCCTTCACGGATGACGAGGTCATCGAGCACCTGGTTCGCGTGAAGGGGATTGGCCGCTGGACGGCAGAGATGGTCCTGATGTTCACCCTGCGCCGGCCTGACGTTCTCCCCGTCGACGATCTCGGGTTGCGGATTGCCGTTCAGCAGGCATACGGGTTGGCGGAACGGCCTGGCCGGAAGGAGCTCGAGGCGCTGGGGGAGCGCTGGCGTCCCTGGCGCTCCATCGCCTCCTTCTATCTCTGGCGGAGCCGGCGGGTGTAG
- a CDS encoding FKBP-type peptidyl-prolyl cis-trans isomerase — MLKKSLAATALLAIGMSALTACLDDATGVDCQPFSNQVTGTSGDTVETQIGLRYLQLAQGASQQESRWCSTLQVEYTGMLEDETEFDSGTLTFTPGVENLIPGFVFGVVGMRVGEQRRLFIPPNLAYGNQDVRDPQTGDVVIPANSDLIFDVELIATQ; from the coding sequence ATGTTGAAGAAATCGCTCGCCGCGACCGCGTTGTTGGCGATAGGAATGTCGGCCCTCACCGCCTGTCTGGACGATGCGACGGGTGTCGATTGCCAGCCGTTCAGCAACCAGGTCACCGGCACTTCGGGCGACACGGTCGAGACCCAGATCGGGCTTCGCTACCTGCAGCTCGCGCAGGGGGCGTCTCAGCAGGAGTCACGCTGGTGCTCCACCCTGCAGGTCGAGTACACCGGCATGCTCGAGGACGAAACCGAATTCGATTCGGGCACCCTGACCTTCACCCCGGGAGTCGAGAACCTCATTCCCGGCTTCGTATTCGGCGTGGTCGGGATGCGCGTCGGCGAGCAGCGGCGGCTGTTCATTCCGCCGAACCTCGCCTACGGGAACCAGGACGTCCGGGATCCGCAGACCGGCGACGTTGTGATTCCCGCCAATTCGGACCTCATCTTCGACGTGGAGCTGATCGCAACTCAGTGA
- a CDS encoding Mur ligase domain-containing protein has product MIATTAPVHYHLIGIGGTAMASLAGLLRAAGHRVTGSDSQVYPPMSTQLQELGIEYAEGYRPENLRPVPDMVIVGNAISRGNPELEAVLNHKIPYTSAAATIKEEFLRRRRVLAVAGTHGKTTTTSVLAWVLDVAGMRPSFLIGGIAENFGASFRLTDSDIFVIEADEYDTAYFDKGPKMWHYLPEIAIVNNLEFDHADIYRDEEAYVWAFARFVNLIPGNGRLIAGWDSPLVRELAEASWAPVEGFAFATGETASTPPAQPALRRRDVVGTSSTLQRPPLGPQPRWTAADVEFGTTATRFRVLRDGEDWGQVETPLAGAFNVRNCLAVIAAATTAGAPAERIIEGLRTFRSVRRRMEVRGEVGGVTVIDDFAHHPTAVRETIEATRQRFMGRPVIAVFEPRSYTAQRKEFEEPYIRSFTGASRVILAGLFHPERYADGSALNPHAVVEALRSSGTPADYIPEVDAIVDRLVAERQGNEVVLIMSNGGFGGIHDKLLQALGASVA; this is encoded by the coding sequence ATGATAGCAACTACCGCACCGGTGCACTACCACCTCATTGGAATCGGCGGAACTGCCATGGCTTCGCTGGCGGGACTGCTGCGTGCGGCGGGGCACCGGGTGACCGGTTCCGACTCCCAGGTCTATCCCCCGATGTCCACGCAGCTCCAGGAATTGGGGATCGAGTATGCGGAAGGGTACCGCCCTGAAAACCTGCGCCCGGTTCCCGACATGGTGATCGTGGGCAACGCCATCTCCCGCGGGAATCCAGAGCTGGAGGCGGTGCTCAATCACAAGATACCATACACGTCGGCGGCGGCGACAATCAAGGAAGAGTTTCTGCGCCGGCGGCGCGTGCTGGCGGTGGCCGGCACCCACGGCAAGACCACTACCACCTCCGTCCTGGCCTGGGTTCTCGACGTCGCCGGGATGCGCCCGTCGTTTCTGATCGGGGGTATCGCCGAGAACTTCGGCGCCTCTTTCCGGCTCACCGACTCCGACATCTTCGTGATCGAGGCGGACGAGTACGATACCGCCTACTTCGACAAGGGTCCGAAGATGTGGCACTACCTGCCGGAGATCGCGATCGTCAACAATCTCGAATTCGATCACGCCGACATCTACCGGGACGAGGAGGCGTACGTCTGGGCCTTTGCCCGTTTCGTCAACTTGATCCCCGGCAATGGACGGCTGATCGCCGGGTGGGATTCTCCGCTGGTGAGGGAGCTGGCTGAAGCATCCTGGGCGCCGGTGGAGGGCTTCGCCTTTGCGACCGGGGAGACCGCCTCGACACCACCGGCGCAGCCCGCGCTACGGCGCAGGGACGTGGTGGGCACGAGCTCGACCCTGCAGCGTCCCCCGCTCGGTCCGCAGCCGCGGTGGACCGCCGCCGACGTCGAGTTCGGGACCACGGCCACCCGGTTCCGGGTGCTCCGTGATGGCGAGGACTGGGGGCAGGTGGAGACGCCGTTGGCCGGCGCTTTCAACGTGCGGAACTGCCTGGCGGTCATCGCGGCGGCCACTACCGCAGGCGCGCCTGCCGAGAGGATCATCGAGGGCCTGAGGACCTTCCGCAGCGTGCGGAGGAGGATGGAGGTGCGCGGAGAGGTGGGAGGGGTGACGGTGATCGACGACTTCGCCCACCACCCGACCGCTGTGCGCGAGACGATCGAAGCAACGCGGCAGCGCTTCATGGGCAGGCCGGTGATCGCCGTCTTCGAGCCTCGGAGCTATACCGCGCAGCGCAAGGAGTTCGAGGAGCCCTACATTCGTTCCTTTACCGGAGCCTCCCGGGTCATCCTGGCAGGCCTCTTCCACCCGGAGCGCTACGCCGACGGCAGCGCGCTGAACCCACACGCGGTGGTGGAGGCGCTGCGCTCTTCCGGCACCCCCGCCGACTACATTCCCGAAGTCGACGCCATCGTGGATCGCCTGGTCGCGGAGCGACAGGGGAATGAGGTGGTTCTGATCATGTCGAACGGAGGATTCGGAGGGATTCACGATAAGTTGCTGCAGGCGCTGGGCGCTTCTGTCGCCTGA
- the arfB gene encoding alternative ribosome rescue aminoacyl-tRNA hydrolase ArfB, producing the protein MTDPPLRITESVSIPRSELSFRASRAGGPGGQHVNTSSTRVELVWDVLDSPSLTEQQRKRVLDKLANRINSEGQLLLAEGGSRSQLQNRQRVTERFVELLAEALQVPKVRRKTKPPRSAREERLKAKKRRSEIKRLRGPVDSE; encoded by the coding sequence GTGACCGACCCGCCGCTGCGTATCACCGAATCGGTCTCCATCCCTCGATCTGAGCTGTCTTTCCGGGCCTCGCGGGCAGGAGGCCCGGGTGGGCAGCACGTGAACACGTCCTCCACCCGCGTCGAGCTGGTGTGGGACGTACTCGACTCGCCCAGTCTTACCGAGCAACAGCGAAAAAGGGTGCTGGATAAGCTGGCCAATCGGATCAACTCCGAGGGGCAGCTCCTGCTCGCGGAGGGCGGAAGTCGTAGCCAGCTACAGAATCGCCAGAGGGTCACCGAGCGATTCGTGGAGCTGCTGGCCGAAGCGCTCCAAGTTCCCAAGGTTCGCCGCAAGACCAAACCGCCAAGGTCCGCACGCGAGGAGCGGTTGAAGGCCAAAAAGCGCCGTTCGGAAATCAAGCGTTTGCGCGGACCGGTAGACAGCGAGTGA
- a CDS encoding GNAT family N-acetyltransferase — MTSIRPATAADFERFISLVDALAEYEKLEPPDAEARERLRRDGFGEQPRFHAYLAELDGKAVGYAITYHTYSSFLARPTLFLEDIFVLPEARGRGVGRAFFRYLAARAVEEGCGRMEWMVLDWNEPAIDFYERLGGRRLEEWYTYRLTRERMIELSRENSH; from the coding sequence ATGACCTCTATTCGTCCGGCCACGGCCGCCGATTTCGAACGCTTCATCTCTCTCGTCGATGCGCTGGCCGAGTACGAGAAGCTGGAGCCCCCTGACGCGGAAGCCCGCGAGCGGCTACGCCGCGACGGCTTCGGGGAGCAGCCGCGCTTCCACGCCTACCTGGCCGAGCTGGACGGGAAAGCGGTGGGGTATGCGATCACCTACCACACCTATTCTTCGTTCCTGGCCAGGCCCACCTTGTTCCTGGAGGACATCTTCGTCCTTCCCGAGGCGCGAGGACGTGGAGTGGGACGGGCTTTCTTTCGCTATCTTGCGGCGCGGGCGGTGGAGGAGGGGTGCGGCCGCATGGAATGGATGGTCCTGGACTGGAACGAGCCGGCGATTGATTTCTACGAGCGGTTGGGGGGTCGCCGGCTGGAGGAATGGTACACCTATCGATTGACGCGTGAGCGCATGATCGAGCTGAGCAGGGAGAACTCGCATTGA